Part of the Luteolibacter rhizosphaerae genome is shown below.
CTGCTGACTTCATTGCACGCATGAAGCTGGCCCATGGACTCTGAGGTGATGGAGCTGATGCGAGATTTGGTCGATGCCTTGCGAGATCACTCGGATGCGCTGCGGGAGCATGCGGCGGCGCTGCGGAATGAGGCGGGAGTGGAAGGAGAAGAGACGCTGTGAGGTGACTTCATCCGCCCGGGGACCGGGCGGACTACTTTCAGCCGCCTGGAGACCGGGCGGACTACTTTATGAATCCAGGACTTTTGAGGCATCCGATCCGGATCGAGCGGCCGGTGACGACGGTGGACGAGCTCGGGCAGCCGGTGCCGGGTTGGGAGCGCGTGGGCGTGTGCTTCGCGCGGCGGATGAAGGAGCGGGCCGGGGCGGAGACGGTGATCAGTGATCGACCGGTGGAGCAACGGCGGGCGGTGTTCCGGGTGCGGAGTCAGCCGTTCTTGCGGTGGTATCGCGAGGGGGACCGGCTGGTGGAGTTGGGGCGGGGAGGGATGCCGGAGGTGGTTTGGGGGATTGAAGGGTGGGCGGAGGTGGAGGGGAGCGGGGGGATGTATTTAGATGTAGAATCCTCTAACTTTTAGGGGTCTTGAGAGTTTGATGAATCTTCGCGATCTGAGCTTTCGCTTCTTCCATCTTCTTCTTTTGACGCGCTAGTTCGAGCTTTTGGTCAAGAATGAGTTCGATCCCGGCTCGAATCACTGGGTAATAGGTGGTGCAAGTATCCTCATCAAGCGCATGCACTCCTTTGCTCAGGATTCCGTAGAGACCGCGTTGCTCTACTAGGAACGGTGGCAGCTCATTGGAGAGCATCCTGATTTTGTCATCCATCCTCGAACTTGAATAGGCTTCTTCATCCCAGTGATCGGCGGTCGTTGCCCGTTTGTGTGCTTCCTCAACCAACCGTTCGAAAATTCTTCGAAGGTAAATGAATGAGCCTATCCCTACGCCATGAGATGCAAGTCCAATTGAGCGGCTAAGCTCAGTAAAATCTTCCTTATCAAGGACGGGCCGATATCGACGAATGTGTCCCTCATCGATGTCAGCCATCGATGGTGTTTGGCCGATTTTCAGGAGTCGAAAGTTCTCAATCCTGAAGATGAAAATGAACTCGTGCCTTTTGTCCCTGGTGCATTGGAACATCTTTACGAAGCTCTGGTTTTTAGAGATGTGGAAATTATGCCACCCGCCTTCGTAAGTCTGGCTCTTGCCGTTCAAGACAGTTTTCTCAGCGCACCAAGGGCAGAAAACGTCGAGGACCTGGCCCTCCTGAAGGAAATTGAACAGATCCATTTCATGATTTGAGTCTGATCCCCTAGACAGTTGAAAAGGAGCATACAGGGGCCTCTCTAGGCAGAGCTCGAACGGCGTAGGAAAGGGGGGTGGAGATGGGGCTTTTTCGTTTCCATGAGAGAACTGCTTCTAATCACAACTTCCAGACTGAGCCATCAGAAAGTTAGCACACTGAACGAGGCGAATGAACCCTGAGGCCGGTTCCTGCAAAGGCGATCTTCCGGCACTTTTTGGGGCATGGATCGAAACGACATCCTGCGCTCTATTGAGAATCACCGCACGGGCCTCGCACCGCTTTTGACGGCGTATGAGGATCTGACGAAGGCCACGAAGGGGACGGGGGAGGGCGGGAAGGACCGCGCTTTCACGGCCGAGGAGTGGGGGAAACATGAGGCGCTGGGCCTCGACATCAACCGGCTGAACTCGGCGATCGCGACGGATCGCGCGGCGTTGCGGGCGCTGAACCTGTCCGAGGCGACCGACGATCAGACGGCGGCCGTGATGGGCTTGTCGGATCGCTCGAAGTTGCCGACGGCGACGGACGAATACATGGACTCGTTCCTGGCCTTCGCGCAGGGCGGTTTCAGTGCGCAAGGTTGCGATCCGGAGAAGTACCGGAACCTGACGACAGTGGCGCCTTCGACGGGCGGAGTGCTGATCCCGACGGAACTTGAGACGACGATCCTGATGGAGGCGGCGGTGCTGTGTCCGCTGCTGCGGATCTCGAACGTGGAGATGACTTCCACGCTGCACAGCCAGATCCCGTTCATGGGCGAGATCGGGGTGATGGGTCCGCGCAAGGAGGCGGAGGCCTACACGCTGAACGAGCCGGCGCTCTCGGTGAAGAGCCTGGACATCTTCAACTACGGCGGGTTCTTCCCGGTTTCGCAGGAACTGATGGAGGACGCGCCGCAGCTGCAGAGCGCCTTCC
Proteins encoded:
- a CDS encoding head-tail adaptor protein; the protein is MNPGLLRHPIRIERPVTTVDELGQPVPGWERVGVCFARRMKERAGAETVISDRPVEQRRAVFRVRSQPFLRWYREGDRLVELGRGGMPEVVWGIEGWAEVEGSGGMYLDVESSNF
- a CDS encoding phage major capsid protein gives rise to the protein MDRNDILRSIENHRTGLAPLLTAYEDLTKATKGTGEGGKDRAFTAEEWGKHEALGLDINRLNSAIATDRAALRALNLSEATDDQTAAVMGLSDRSKLPTATDEYMDSFLAFAQGGFSAQGCDPEKYRNLTTVAPSTGGVLIPTELETTILMEAAVLCPLLRISNVEMTSTLHSQIPFMGEIGVMGPRKEAEAYTLNEPALSVKSLDIFNYGGFFPVSQELMEDAPQLQSAFREVWARAYAQTIEEYGWKGTGGQTAFFNQAGSGITITLAGRVCPGIRTLNSTIIPVVPFASATAVGSDDLIKLKQAVVPEARSGGTYVFSGDLETKALLLKDTTGRPLWQPSIIAGQPSMINGSPYEVSSRLDAMAASANPAFFGNFKQGHKIAIRKGLTVKTSGHYLFGNGMIAVAGDTRWGAGVKYNGYIARGNNAAS